The region GAGGGGTGGTGTTAGACCTCTGGCGACAGGCAGAGTGTACGTTGTGACAGGTGCTGAGGCTGCCAGCTCAGGTAACCTCATCATTGGTAATTGTCTGTTGCGTGAGAAGACTTGCATGGTATTGTTTGATTCGGGGGCAACACATTCCTTTATCTCTGAGGAATGTGTTGAGAAGTTGGGGTTAGTAGTGGAGAGGTTACATTTTGATCTAGTGGTGTCTACACCAGCATCTGGGTTGATCAAGACATCAAATGTCTGTATTCGATGCCCGATTGTGGTAAAGGGACGTCGGTTCAAGGTGAACCTCATCTGCTTGCCTTTACAAGGATTAGAGATCATCCTTGGTATGGATTGGTTATCTACCAATCATATCCTCCTAGATTGCGGCGAGAAGAAGTTAGTGTTCCCTAATGAACACAAGTATCAGCCTATTTCCCTCGGTGTTCTGAGGCAGGAGATCTTTGAGGGAGCTAGTTGTTTCCTTGTCATGTTTCACATAGAGGGAGACTCCTCCATGCCATTAGATCAAGCTGCCAATCTTCCAGTGGTAGCTGATTTCTTAGATGTCTTCCCAGAGGAAGTTCCTGGACTACCTCCTCCTAGAGAGGTAGAATTCTCTATAGACCTTGTGTCACAAGCAGGGCCTATATCTATTGCTCCTTACCGTACGGCGCCTGCTGAGCTTGCTGAGTTGAAGAAACAGATCGAAGAATTGCATGAAAAGCAATTTATTAGACCCAGTGTCTCCCCCTGGGGTGCTCCAGTGTTACttgtgaagaagaaagatggtAGTTCTCGTCTGTGTGTGGACTACCggcaattaaataaattgacgATCAAGAACAAATACCCGCTGCCTAGGATTGATGATTTGATGGATCAACTACACGGAGTGACCATTTTCTCTAAGATTGATCTGAGGTCGGGATACCATCAGATATTGGTCAAAGCTGATGATGTGCAGAAGACAGCTTTCCGGTCTAGATATGGTCATTATGAATACGTAGTCATGCCTTTTGGTGTGACCAACGCCCCCGACCATTTTTATGGACTATATGAACCGGATTTTCCGACCATTCCTGGATAA is a window of Vigna radiata var. radiata cultivar VC1973A unplaced genomic scaffold, Vradiata_ver6 scaffold_940, whole genome shotgun sequence DNA encoding:
- the LOC106779532 gene encoding uncharacterized protein LOC106779532, encoding MTVSEYADKFKHLLRFHTLAMNEEYQCRKFENGLRCDLKILVVGFCIRQFPVLVERAKMMERMKRESDSQSSQPLRVGGPVTSRSGSSSRVTSYSRPTASHGSRGSSSSSHSFVPQTPVSTPGDIRCFGCGEPHLLSVCPQKAGFRRCNRCRQSGHFERDFPMGRRVVVHPQQAGKAIQRGGVRPLATGRVYVVTGAEAASSGNLIIGNCLLREKTCMVLFDSGATHSFISEECVEKLGLVVERLHFDLVVSTPASGLIKTSNVCIRCPIVVKGRRFKVNLICLPLQGLEIILGMDWLSTNHILLDCGEKKLVFPNEHKYQPISLGVLRQEIFEGASCFLVMFHIEGDSSMPLDQAANLPVVADFLDVFPEEVPGLPPPREVEFSIDLVSQAGPISIAPYRTAPAELAELKKQIEELHEKQFIRPSVSPWGAPVLLVKKKDGSSRLCVDYRQLNKLTIKNKYPLPRIDDLMDQLHGVTIFSKIDLRSGYHQILVKADDVQKTAFRSRYGHYEYVVMPFGVTNAPDHFYGLYEPDFPTIPG